CATGATTTTCATCGTCATGGCATGAAAAAATCACGCCAATTCTTTGACTACTTAGGTGTAATCCTGTTATTATCGCAGGTTTTCTGGGTTCAAATAATCCTATGCAAGTATTTGTGATTGACGCTTTCACGTTCTCCCGGCTCGAAGAGCAGCGTTCGGGAAGCATTTTAGTCGCAGATTTGCCTCGCCTGTCAGAAGAAAGTGCAAACACCGAAGGTGCCTTGAACTGGTCTCTGCAAGGTGGTAAAGGCAAGCTGGGTCATGCACAGTTGGAGTTATCTGTGAATGGCACGGTACAGTTGATGTGTCAGCGCTGTTTGACGCCGTTTGCATTTGATATTGACTCTGAATCCATATTGATACTCGCCAAAAACGAAGAAAATGCTGATGAAATTGAAGCATTGCTCGAAGATGACGAGGTCGATGTTGTAGTGGGTAGTAAAACATTCAATGTCATGGAGTTGATAGAGGATGAGGTGCTACTGGCAATACCCCAATCGCCCAAACATGCAGTATGCCCGGATTTACCGTTGGCTTCAGCAGATACTACTGCAGCGATTGACGCGGAAGTCGGCAAAAAAGAATCACCTTTTGCCGTGCTGAAGAAAATTAATGGGCGTACCTAGTGGCATTATTCTGAAAAAACACTCAGGTCGAAGTATTGTTAGGGATTCTTGGTTGGCGATGTTCGCATTCTTCAACCAGGCGTGTTAAATTTTAGAAACATTTTTTGAAGTATTAGGAGTTATCATGGCAGTTCAACAAAACAAAAAGTCCCCATCCAAGCGTGGCATGCACCGTTCCCACGATTTCCTGGTTGCACCACAACTGGGTATCGAGCCAACAACTGGTGAAACACATCTGCGTCACCACATCAGCCCTAACGGCTTTTACCGTGGTCGTAAAGTATTGAAAACCAAGAACGACGAGTAATCCCTGTTCCTGGTGAAAAAGCGGCGTGACGAGTCCCTGACTTGCCGCCGCTTTTTTGCGTTAACTTTCCTGTGCTTTCTTGAGTAGAGCATACTTGCAGAATTAGACAGGCGTCTAATTTGCTTTTTGGTTGAATTGTTGGTGGTGAGTCTTTGGATTTTTGAGATAATCCTGCTTTTGCAAGAATTAATTCGGGGTGATGTCTGTCCCGGTTTGATACACTAGCTGTTTCGGATTGAAGTTTCGTATCACTACATGACAATTAAAATTTCCATAGACTGCATGGGCGGAGATCATGGCCCTGCGGTTACAGTGGCAGCAGCAGTTGCTTTTGCCAATCGCGAACCTGATGTCGAATTTCTCCTGGTGGGTTCTGAGCCCGTTATACAGGCCGAGCTGAAAAAGCTTCATGCCAGTGGGCATGCACGTTTGAAAATTATCAATGCCACAGAAGTGGTGGAGATGGATGATCCGATAGAGGTTGCCTTGCGCCGCAAGAAAGATTCCTCCATGCGTGTCGCCATCAGTCAGGTCAAAGAAGGGGCTGCGCAAGCTTGCGTTTCTGCCGGTAATACCGGGGCATTGATGGCCGTTTCCCGTTACGTGTTGAAAACCATGTCGGGCGTTGACCGCCCGGCAATTTGCAGCATTTTACCGAACCAAAAAAATCTTCCCACCTACATGCTTGACCTGGGGGCAAATGTCGATTGCGAACCTTTGCATCTGCACCAGTTTGCCATCATGGGTTCGGCCCTGGTATCTGCCCTGGAAGGTAAAGATAAACCGAGCATAGGCCTGTTGAATGTTGGGGAGGAAGATATCAAGGGCAATGATGTCGTCAAGAAAACGGCGCAATTATTGCGTGCAGATCATGAGCGCGGCCTGTTGAATTTTTATGGCAATGTCGAAGGTAATGACATTTTTGAAGGCACGACCGATATTGTCGTCTGCGACGGTTTTGTCGGCAATGTC
This is a stretch of genomic DNA from Undibacterium sp. KW1. It encodes these proteins:
- a CDS encoding DUF177 domain-containing protein produces the protein MQVFVIDAFTFSRLEEQRSGSILVADLPRLSEESANTEGALNWSLQGGKGKLGHAQLELSVNGTVQLMCQRCLTPFAFDIDSESILILAKNEENADEIEALLEDDEVDVVVGSKTFNVMELIEDEVLLAIPQSPKHAVCPDLPLASADTTAAIDAEVGKKESPFAVLKKINGRT
- the rpmF gene encoding 50S ribosomal protein L32, which gives rise to MAVQQNKKSPSKRGMHRSHDFLVAPQLGIEPTTGETHLRHHISPNGFYRGRKVLKTKNDE
- the plsX gene encoding phosphate acyltransferase PlsX; translation: MTIKISIDCMGGDHGPAVTVAAAVAFANREPDVEFLLVGSEPVIQAELKKLHASGHARLKIINATEVVEMDDPIEVALRRKKDSSMRVAISQVKEGAAQACVSAGNTGALMAVSRYVLKTMSGVDRPAICSILPNQKNLPTYMLDLGANVDCEPLHLHQFAIMGSALVSALEGKDKPSIGLLNVGEEDIKGNDVVKKTAQLLRADHERGLLNFYGNVEGNDIFEGTTDIVVCDGFVGNVTLKAAEGMGRFVKITLTAAFKSNPLNILGAIFARGALKSISRTMNPSNYNGGSLLGLRGLVFKSHGSADKYSYEWAIQRAFDAAKNDVLSRIATSMAKLMPMADADAVAEVVAPDNNELLVQKTA